From the genome of Oncorhynchus tshawytscha isolate Ot180627B linkage group LG31, Otsh_v2.0, whole genome shotgun sequence, one region includes:
- the LOC121841522 gene encoding transmembrane protein 196-like, producing the protein MCSSRKILWSLLLLSVLEVGLGVTSIVLGAVGLSRVREEHKLQQGDASPIWSGMCFLICGMCGVLCSKKRTGLIMILFSACCICGLIGGILNFQFVRALSRRPDSLRSLHLAAMTIACLGISSCTLSTWLTCRLANSEQQRMFLEREHSLHHSHEMAEKDSYTHGSFEILDNSSNGIPQISYNANTTSP; encoded by the exons ATGTGCTCCAGCCGAAAGATCCTGTGGAGCCTGCTGCTGCTGTCAGTGTTGGAGGTGGGTCTGGGGGTGACCAGTATCGTCCTGGGAGCCGTGGGGCTCAGCCGGGTCAGGGAGGAACACAAGCTGCAGCAAGGAGACGCTTCTCCCATCTGGAGCGGCATGTGT tttctaATCTGTGGGATGTGTGGAGTGCTCTGTTCCAAGAAGAGGACTGGACTCatc atgATTCTGTTCTCAGCTTGCTGTATCTGTGGTCTGATTGGAGGGATTCTCAACTTCCAGTTCGTTAGGGCGTTGTCACGACGACCAGACTCTCTTCGTTCCCTACACCTAGCAGCCATGACTATTGCCTGCCTGG GTATCTCTTCCTGTACTCTCTCAACCTGGTTAACCTGTCGTCTGGCCAATTCAGAACAACAGAGGATGTTTCTGGAGAGAGAGCACTCACTACACCACTCACACGAGATGGCTGAGAAGGATTCATACACACACGGATCTTTC GAGATCCTTGACAACTCCAGCAATGGGATTCCCCAGATCTCCTACAATGCTAACACCACATCTCCTTAA
- the polr1f gene encoding DNA-directed RNA polymerase I subunit RPA43, translated as MANLEQTEDDPKHAKMSTEVSVLTNPTANGPSAAGGGDPGAFPSLIPSFASACKLVSTPYSCLVMDTHRRHIALSPMYLKKKRTGIQEELNTELLRYSESLKGVPLAYDEVSLLGQHGDIYDDNGYIHLDIQANFVVFQPQRGQKLLGTVNKLGVSHVGCLVHGCFNASVPKPAHVTMETWREAGPRIGAELEFEVCQLDTDIVGVLLIKGRLGRTRVQELMAAGESSDPTDPAEQLEEPDAEPALEPNQDWPDATVKPKKTKKEKHREEVASVPAPGAVVSGTAEDSSTNGHSETRKKKKRKEKRQNEEDEEKEVGGEGPVEVQGSDSSGYLSDKPNRKRKQGDDITSCLHGDPETPKTKKKKNK; from the exons ATGGCGAACTTGGAGCAGACAGAAGACGACCCAAAACACGCAAAAATGTCCACCGAAGTCTCAGTTTTAACCAATCCGACAGCAAACGGACCTTCTGCGGCAGGCGGTGGAGACCCAGGCGCGTTCCCAAGTCTGATCCCGTCGTTCGCTAGCGCATGCAAGTTGGTGTCAACGCCGTACTCGTGTCTGGTCATGGACACGCACAGAAGACACATTGCCCTGTCGCCCATGTACCTGAAGAAGAAACGGACAGGGATCCAAGAGGAACTGAACACCGAACTGCTAAGATACTCAGAAAG TCTGAAAGGTGTGCCTCTGGCCTATGATGAGGTCAGTTTGCTGGGGCAGCATGGAGACATCTACGATGATAACGGATACATTCACCTCGACATACAAGCAAACTTTGTCGTCTTCCAACCCCAGAGAGGACAGAAACTACTG GGTACAGTTAATAAGCTTGGTGTGAGTCACGTGGGCTGTCTGGTCCATGGCTGTTTCAACGCCAGCGTTCCGAAGCCAGCCCACGTCACCATGGAGACCTGGAGGGAGGCAGGACCCAGAATAGGGGCGGAGCTGGAGTTTGAGGTCTGTCAGCTAGACACAGACATAGTCGGAGTACTGCTGATCAAAGGAAGACTTGGCAGGACACG GGTTCAGGAGCTGATGGCAGCTGGAGAGAGTTCTGATCCTACTGACCCCGCGGAACAGCTAGAGGAACCAGACGCAGAACCTGCTCTAGAACCCAACCAGGACTGGCCCGACGCCaccgtcaaacccaagaagacgaaaaaggagaaacacagagaggaggtGGCTTCAGTACCAGCCCCCGGAGCCGTTGTCAGCGGAACAGCGGAGGACAGCAGCACTAACGGCCACAGTGAGacgaggaagaagaagaagaggaaggagaaacgaCAGAACGAAGAAGATGAGGAGAAAGAAGTGGGGGGGGAGGGTCCTGTGGAGGTGCAGGGGAGCGACTCCAGTGGTTACCTTAGTGACAAGCCAAACAGGAAGAGGAAACAGGGTGACGACATCACGTCCTGTCTCCATGGAGATCCTGAAACGCCCAAAactaagaagaagaaaaataaatga